The nucleotide sequence gttcagacccattgactaaaacctctctcacaagcaacatgatcaaacataaaactcattgagtgttaatcacatagtgatgtgaactagactactgactctagtaaactcttgggtattagtcacatggcgatgtgacctgtgagtgttaatcacatggcgatgtgaactagattattgactctagtgcaagtgggagactgttggaaatatgccctagaggcaataataaaagtattattattatatttccttgttcatgataattgtcttttattcatgctataactgtattatccggaaatcgtaatacacgtgtgaatacatagaccacaatatgtccctagtgagcctctagttgactagctcgttgtgatcaacagatagtcatggtttcctggctatggacattggatgtcgttgataacgggatcacatcattaggagaatgatgtgatggacaagacccaatcctaagactagcacaaaagatcgtgtagttcatttgctagagctttgccaatgtcaagtatctcttccttcgaccatgagagcgtgtaactcctggataccgtaggagtgctttgggtgtatcaaacgtcacaacgtaactgggtgactataaaggtgcactacaggtatctccgaaagtatctattgttttatgcggatcgagactgggatttgtcactccgtgtaaacggagaggtatctctgggcccactcggtaggacatcatcatatgcgcaatgtgaccaaggagttgatcacgggatgatgtgttacggaacgagtaaagtgacttgccggtaacgagattgaacaaggtattggataccgacgatcgaatctcgggcaagtaacataccgatagacaaagggaattgaatacgggattgattaagtccttgacatcgtggttcatccgatgagatcatcgtggaacatgtgggagccatcatgggtatccagatcccgctgttggttattgaccggagaacgtctcggtcatgtctacatgtctcccgaacccgtagggtctacacacttaaggttcgatgatgctagggttataaaggaagtttgtatgtggttaccgaatgttgttcggagtcccggatgagatcccgaacgtcacgaggagttccggaatggtccggaggtaaagatttatatatgggaagtcctattttggccaccggaaaatgttcgggatttttcggtattgtaccgggaaggttctagaaggttccggagtggggcccacctgcatggggggacccacatggacgtgggtagtgggggcaaggccccacacccctggtcaaggcgcaccaagatccccccttagaaggaataagatcatatcccgaagggataagatcaagatccctaaaaaggggggataacaatcggtggggaaggaaataatgagatttctttcctcccaccttggccaacgccccaatggacttggagggcaagaaaccagcccctccacccctatatatagtggggaggcgcatgggagctatacacaaAGTTCTgacacagccctacctctctccctactcctcctctcccatggtgcttggcgaagccatgctggattgccacgctcctccaccaccaccacgccgttgtgctgctgttggatggagtcttcctcaacctctccctctctccttgctggatcaaggcgtgggagacgtcaccgggctgtacgtgtgttgaacgcggaggtgtcgtccgttcggcactaggatcatcggtgatttgaatcacgacgagtacgactccatcaaccccgttcacttgaacgcttccgcttagcgatctacaagggtatgtagatgcactctctttctactcgttgctggtctctccatagatagatcttggtgacacgtaggaaaattttgaatttctgctacgttccccaacacatgaagcaagaggctcattaagcaacacctcatccctccttgatagtattggcttttcctatagactcaatgtgatcttggatcactaaaatataaaatgaagagtcttgaccttttgagcttgagccaatcttttgtccttagtattttgagggatccactttcatcatccatgccatgccattcattgagctttcctgaaataatagtcttggaatagcattagctcaatgagctatatgttgttatgaattaccaaaaccacctagggatagttgcactttcacctgccAACAAGATCGAGCACACCACCACCCCAAGCTCACAAAAGGTGGCACGTCCATGAAGGTGACGACGCCTCGGGCATCACCACCGCTCAATCCAGATGGATCTAGGCTTTCACCTAGTATACGAGCAGGGAGGAAGGCTAAGCTACCTCGATTATGCCTATAGGTAGGGGACTATGCGCACCATCATGCGTAGTGGTTGTCGTGGCCGGCAAAGCAAACCTGGATTTCTCCGGACACCACATCCACCGCTAACCCCTACATCAAATGCGACGCCGGTGACATGGGGCGGACGGAGACCTGACCTGACCAAGGGCCCCGAGATAGTTAAAGACAGAAGGCGTCAAATCCCGAGCGGACGCCCTCGTGGACACCGTACCCCATAGCCTCCACCCGCCGCCACCTTGCTGCCCGCCTGACCAAGGTAGCCAGCCAACACCTATGAACGCCAGTGGCTGAGGTCGGTGTCACGCCACTACCCGAGGTCGTCGCCTCGGCTCTGCCCCCCCACCCTCCCCCACCCCCCAACATGCAACAGAGAGGATAGATCATCGCCGTACCTTCCCCGACGGTCCGGCAGCCTCCTTTGATGGCAACGAGGGAGAGGAGAAAGGGGATGAGAGGCCAACGACGAGCTAGGGTTAGCGCCACCCAATCACCCCTTGGGAACAACGCGGGGCCAAGGGGTATCATTTCATTATATCAAAGCTACTGCCAAAATATAGAAATAGGGATGCAATGGGGTTCGAGTATGACTGTTCTGTGGTATGAATCTCTTAAGATGTCAAGAGTGATCAATCAAAGATGTCAAGAGTGATCGATCAACTATTCATATGTGATGAAGAAAGTCGTGACGGTGTTAATGTGATATCACCTCACAAGGTCGGGGGGGGGGGTAGAGAATCTCATGCGTAAAGGTACGTCGTTGCAACGGATTGTATCATTATTCATGGATAATATAATTCTTTTGAGTAGTTTGGATACCCTTACCACATGTGACATGTGGTAGTCATGGTTAATTAATAAAGCTTAGTTGTTCCTTGCAAACAAAAAACTATTACTATaacaatttatttattttgaaaattaaacGAAGCGACACAATATTAAGTTCATGGTATATGCAGAAATCACGCTATGCTATGAACATTCTTTTAATGCCATCACATTTTTTAAAACTACGCTAAAAAGAATTACACACCATTAAAAAATTAAGTTCACGATTTttcacatttttatttttattgttttagAATATATTGTATGTATTTAGAATATTTCTTTGAAAAGTACGAACAAAcctgctgggccggcccaacaaTAGCGAAACCTCCTTTGTCTCGCAACAGGCGATACATAGCCACTCGCCGCAAATGGTAGCCCGTCTCGAGCTCGCCTTCCTCGTTCCCCAGAACTCGCTCGTCTTCCTCGTTCCTCTTTGAGGTCGAGCCCTCCTCCGCCTCCTACCTGCTGATTGGGGCGTTCGATCCGGATTCCACCTGCTCTGCTTGGTAAGCGTGCCCTCTAGCTTCGCCTCCCGCTGTAGTGAGGAATCGTCCCGCGGTGACCTAAATCGCCGGTGCCCCTTCCGTCTTCCTCGCCTCCGGCACGGCTCCGCCGCCACGCGATCTATCGCTCCGGCGAGGCCGGCCTTTTCCATCTGCTTCCATAGCTCCCTCTGGTATTTCTGAAGTTTCGGAGGCCGGCCGCTTTTGCTGTTAGTTGTTATTGACGAAATTTTCATCCAGATAGTCAAAATAGGTACTATTTCATAGCTGTTTCGGGTTATTATATGGCCTTATGGATGCTATGCATAAACAAAATAGTCACCGCTGCAATTGTGCAGCAATATCCGAATAGTCTACATGGAACTGGAATTCTGTCAACCACTGTTTTCATTCTCTCCAAATCTAGATAAGCGTAGTCGAGGATTGGCTTAAGCACCATTCATCTGTTTCTGATGTGGTCTGTACCCTACCTCAAACAGGATTAGAAGATATAAAGAATGGCTGCACAAGACACTCCTATGATCACCGAGGATGACTATGAGGTacccatttttatttttattttattacaGAGCGCTTTTACTAGTGAACTACCACAAGATATCTCTTGTACAATATTTTTCTCATGGCTACAGGATCACAATCGCAGGAAATGTTTTTAATGCGCATGTGATATTACCAATTTTGTGTAACATTACTCGCATATTATCGGCTAAATAGTGCTCAAAGTTCAACTTAAGCTGGCCAACCATGCCCTATAATATCAGCAGAGTAAGAAAGAGAAGAGTCTGAGTTCTTGTTTTACATGTTGCTATATGTCCGAAATTCTCTGATCCGCACCGGTTTGGACACATGGGAGAGTTGCTATGTTGTTTACCAATGCTAGATACACATAAGATATCTTCAAGTAATATAGTCTTCAATTGTTAGATTATACTTGAAAAAGAAtttgagtactccctccgtcccaaaataagtgtcgctgatctagtacaactttgtactaatgttgtactaaatcagcgacacttattttgggactgaAGGAGTATGATGAGGGGGTTAACTGTTGGACCAGTTCATCTTATTTTATGCTTttacttgaacaagattttggtggGAATTGTATTTCTAAATCAATTGTTTGTAAGGATCAAAAATTTCTACTCTTCTTGAGTTTTTGCTGTTGTTGTGAGCTATGTGCCTACGTTTTTCAGACTCAGCAGAAGAAGCAAGCTGCTGCAGATGTTCTTTTCAACTATTCACAGTTTGTTATGGTGTGCATTGGTGAGGGAGTTCGCCCGACTGATCTCCGGTTGCATCTTATGAAGGTAGACTTGCTATCCTGTAACTTGTTATGTTTTTTAAATGTTGCACATTTATTACCAACATTTTTAATGTTGGCCCTAAGCATGTGAGTTCCTGCCAAGAATTTCTTCTTTGTGTACCCACAACAGTTTTTTTAGGTGCTCATGATTAATTTCCCCAAGCAGAGAGGCCCAGGCCTTTACATACTCAAGAGTAGATACATTATATTTTATTAGGGACATGTCTATTCTTAAGCCAAAGGAAGGAATTATTAGAGCAACAAATTTGATCCTGAATCAGATAATACCAATTCGGTACCTTTCACTAATTCTTATTCCTGGAGGGCACTTTTATGTTTAGGATTTCTGGACCTCTGAGATCATAAGTTTTATGCACCATTCGCCTATAGTGGTTTACATGAGATATTGTTTCTATCGCACATATTTgctactccttccgtcccataatataggacgttttttgacactagtctagtgtcaaaaaatgtcttacattatgagacggagggagtagagtaTTGCCATGCATGGGAACCAAAATGGAACTGTTTTTAACAATTTCTGAACTTTATGCATTTCATCTTTCGCTATGATTTCCTATGGAGTTCAAATTGACCTGTTTCTCTACACCCTATAATGTAAATTAATGCCTTTAGTTAAATATCGACAAGTGGATATTCGCCTTGATCATTTGATCACTCCATGGATGCttttcttcttttcatttgattaTTTATTCTAACTTGCATAATTATTATCCTTTCCCTTTGTCACTCTTGTGTTTTGAACCCTTCGGCTTTTTCTTGAAGGGTGTGCAACTGTTTTTTTTTCGGAGCAACCGGCAGGAACTTCGCCTTTCCATTAAGAAGAGTAGGAACTGGCCAGTTAATAGGGAAAGTTGGCCAGAAACCGATACATCAGTGACACACACACCAGCACCGAGATCGCGCACCAGGCGAGCCGCCGGCTTCGCCACACAAGCAACTAGAGCCAACACCCTACAACCAGATTCGAAGCCGCCACGCTGACTCCGGCATCCACGCCGATCCCAAGGCCACAACCAGACGAGTCGACGACTCAGTCACCCAAGCAACCAGAGACGGCGCCCTACAACAGCACAACAGTTTTTGGAGCTACTGCTCGGACTTACAAACTTAAAACACACGCTGACCCTGAGGCTGAGCACTAGGCGAGCCGCTAGCTCCGTCACTCAAGCAACTGGAGCTGACACCCCACAATCTGACCCGAATCTGCCGCTCCAGCATCCACGCCGACCCCAAGCCGATACCCTAAGAAGACATCGAGATCCGGAGCCACCGCTCTGACCTCCACATCGGGTGAGGCCGTGCGCCGCCCGATTCGCTGGCCCGACCACGGCGTCCACCATGGATGCTGCATGGCAACTTCATTCGATAGAGTCTTATCTGGCTAGGCCATGGCCTCCTAAGgtgacgcccccaaggaggaagTGACGAGGACGCCGCCGTTCCCTCCTCCGGCAGAAACAGGGGACTTGAACTTTCACCTGGAGGATTCAATACCAGAGACTTTGGGAGATGAAATAGAGCACCCATGATGCcccctccaaggaggggaacgacgCCCACAGGTGTCGCCATCGTCGGCGCCAGCTAACTGTTCTATTCATCTTGTGTTTTATGTCTTGGGATATTCACTCGAACAAGATAACATGTTTCTGGTGCAATTAAGATGTTACTTAGCTGCATTCTTGCATTTGAAACTCAATTAGCAAGGGGTGCACATGAAAGCCTAACTATTCTGGCATATGGCTATGGGCCTTTTAGGGCTAGCTGTTCCAAAAGTGCACTTTCTGATTACCCATCTCTCCCAAAATAAGGAACAAGTAGTGTTTTATCTTCAAGTTGCACGTTCTACCCCTTGAACTCCAAGCATTTCAAAACTAAGCATCTCTACTCATTAAGTTTAAATCTGCAGCCTGACTATTTTATGCTTGAATGCAATTtgactagcaaaacacatgtctcggtgaggatagtggctaTATAAGCACAGTTGACTCCCGGCAATTCATGCTTCTGTTAGCCAACAAACTCTGGGGTTATTCTTCTGGCCCTGAGTCCATCAGGCTGATATGATGCTAACCCAGATCTCCTGTCTCCTATTTCCCCAGGAAATTTCAGGGATGCCCACCTCTTTGAAGGAAGAGCCACGGCAGGCAGCTGCCTCCCCAGATTCTAGCGGTGAACCATCATCCTCTGGGACGATGAAAGAAGACAGGAGCGAAATCCCATAAGCTTCATCTGCATCTTGCAAGGAGATGGGTATCTCAGGATGGTAGGCTCTGATTTGTGATCATAGAGATGTAAATAAGTTAGCATGCTTGAGGCGAGGCCTGATTTGGTTTACAGCGCTGAAGAGCACATTTTCCTGGCGGATGGTAACGTTTGTGATCATTTTTCAAGCCGCTTGCATTGCATCTATTAGTTGGGGTCCATATCTTCCTGCCATATGGGTAGATAGCAAATAATCGCGGAACAATACTGTTGTGTTGTCCATGTCTTCTGTTTAATCAGGTTGATTGGAggttctgttttgcattccggGGTTGGCAGGCACATTGTGGCTTACATTCCTAGAGCTTAGTTTCAAACCAGTTCATGGGTGTTGTGGAATGCATCAGGATATCTTGCTGCTAAGGTTCATAATGGACACAAAATCTGATTGTGAAGACCCTTTTTAGCTCTCTTCTTTTTTTTGAAATATAAGCACCTTCCATTGGATTTTATTAGGGgtattacatactccctccgtctggaaatacttgtcggagaaatggatgtatctagatgtattttaattctagatacatctttttttatccatttctccgacaagtattttcggacggagggagtacatgggacACAATTGATGGAATTTATGCAAGTGCAAGATCATATCGGTAGGCACAAAATCTTAGCAGCAGAACATGCAGCATCACTGGGGGTTGGGAGAGCGACTCCAAGATCACCCGCTCCAGCTCTGTTAGAGAGGGAGTAGATGGAACGAGGATCTTCGACCCAGATACCAAACCGACTGAAGCTTATGAAATTCTGGGAGTTGCTCTTAAAAAATCGTTTACATGAGGATCTTAGTGCTTGTGCGTTCGAGAAGTTAGTTTTTTACTCTGTACGACGGCTTAACGGTTGCTGTCTGATGAGAAAGCACAGTTGGAGGATACTAGGAGGGACACTGCAGCAAACTCAATCTATGTCATTGTGGTCCATGAGACCAGCTTCGCAAAAACACTTTCTGCAAGGGTGAAGGGGAGACATCACGTCCTGGTTTTATCAATCAAGGTTAATGTCGATGCGGCATACTCATCGACTACTGATCAGGCGACTACTGGAATTATTATTGCCCGGGGTACAGGTGGGGAGTTCTTTCTTGCAGCTGCTCAGAGATGACAGCTGAAACACTTCCTCCGTGATAGTGTGTGCATTTGCCATAACCTGGCGGTTTTGGTGGATATGTGGAACAACACGCCGCAATGCAGGTCTAAGATTACGGGGCTTCTACAGGAAATCAAGGACCATAGACGGGGTTTTAACTCCTTTTAAGTCATCCTTTATTTGTAAAGAAGCAAATGTTGTGTGCAAAATTTCCCTGACCAGAGACTGGCGTGGTGCTGCTCCGGCGCAGCTCACTACATGTATGAGCTATAAAATGAGCTCTATTGATtgccaaaagaaaaggaaagagtaAAGCTTCTTATACTGACTCGCCACATTGGCATTGGCATGGTACAACAATCCATAAAACCTTCAGCATGAAAACATGTCCTTTCCTTTTGCTCGAAAAGAAACACGTCTTTCACGCATCATTAGCTTAACTAGGTAGATAGCAAAAAAAAAAACACTTAGCTAATAGGTGGATTCTGCAAGGCATCCAAGCTTCTGCCTATTCGCTCTTCTATCCAGGCAAGTCTCCTCTCAAGTTTTAGCACACTGGTATGCAGAACCCTAACATCAACTTCTGCAAGCTTTGCAAATGAGCGTATCAACACGTAATAATCAGCATGTCCGATGCAAACAAGACTACCGGTTATTGTCTTCCTTCTATAGTGAAGGTACCCATTTGACCTAAGCCACTTCCTTGGCGGCAGATAACAAAACCCATGATCCTCCATTTCCGACTTAATCCTTTGCACCCCTGATGATGATGCAGAAAAGCTCCTTGCACCAACAGAAGTTCCATCCCGGCATCGTTTATTCATCACTCCATTCGTGGTTCGCGTTTCCTCCATGCGAGCTTTTGGATTCCCATCCTACAATGCAATAGGTTTAGCCATCAAATCAACAGCAATCATCCCCAAAAGACGCGTGGATAATCCTAGGTGCTACACCCATATTAATTTCAGGTTCAAAACCAGTATGTGCTGCAAATGAAATAGGGGCTTTTCTTATGAATAGCAACTTTCTTATTCTTCATCTTTTAATTTAATATTTTGGGAGTTCCCACAAAAATCTTTCAGACTATTTGTGTTCGATTTCTAAAATCATTTACTCTCTTCGATCCAAATTAATTGTCgcagctttagtacaactttgtatacAATTAATATGGACCTGAGGGAGTAAGATATTTTTTCCATGCTGATTTTGTTTTAGAAATAACATCCATAGATACAACCCTGCTGTTAATGGTTTGCACTCAAGAGGAAGGCTGCATCCGTATAAATTAGAAGTTGAAAATCAATATGTGGTGAGAAAAATAGAGAACATTTTACGAATAGCAATTTTCTTGCAAGTAACAGCAGCTCCCTCCATGGTATGTCGCTTCCCTGCCAGAAAAGGCCAATTCCTGGCTGGCCATCTACACCACCAACCATAGCCACCAACTACTGCCAAGGCTACCTGTTTGACCGTCGCCTATTGCTTATGCACATCTAGGGGAGTGCCTAGGGACACCTTTTTTTAACCTTGTTTACACTAGATGCTGATACAGCTAATAACTTCAAAGCAACTAATCCAGCCCACAAAAGGGAAACATTAAATTAGAGCCAAGACAAAATAAGATTACGGTGAGGATTTGAGGAGTCGGATAAGATGAGAAGTACTCCATGATGGAGACAATCAGACAATCATAGAGAGAGACACTACAGCTTTGCTGCTTGATGCAAAAGACGAACAAGAGTTGACAACAATATCAAACTGGGTGCGTTACCTCTCGTCCTTTGTACATATCCTGAAAGATCTCTATTAAGTGATCCTCTTCAACTGAACATGAAATCCCAGGGAAAACAATATCTTTGCAATATTTGAGATAAGAGTGAAGGTCCTTTGAATAGTCTGTAGAATTAGGAAACTTAGTCAATTTTGTACCACTAGTAAATATTTGGTCCAGTCACAACTAGTGCCAGACAAGAATGCATTCAGTCAAAACATTATAACTTTGAACAAACATATCATTGTGATTTGtgaacaacttatgagaacaaatGGTTTATCCAATATGCTTTGAAGTTATTGCACTTCTATACTTTCCTTATAAGATAACAAAATATATTGGTCTAAAACTCTAAATACATATCTAGCTATTACAATGCTAAAGGGAAGTTACCGATCACCATCTGTACGAAAAAAAGATAGAAGTGCAGTTTTGTCTTAGTTGACAATTTGACACATAATGAGTTGCTCTACAgccgtgtactccctccgttcctaaatatatgtctttctagagatttcaacaagtgactacatacagagcaaaatgagtgaatttacactctaaaatatgtctatatacatccgtatgtggtaatccatttgaaatctctaaaaagacttatatttaggaacggagggagtatatcagaaCTCTCTGTTTGTGTAAGGAAACATTAGAATAGCTTACAATCCAGAGGTAATGCAGAAAACCAGTATTTCTCACTGGAAGATACTCGTGCATTGTCTGTTAATTTTTGTAATGCTGTGCAGATGCCCCGAAAATGTTCAAGCCTAGTGTTATTAGACACTAACAAGCATTAAGGAGCTCTCTATTTAAGTGTGGAAGTTCAGATCCAGGAAATGTCAAAAGTTATTTATTGCGAAAAACAAAAGCCACAAACTCCATGCATACATCAACGTATTATTTCTCCCCATACAAAATATACATGTTACTCTAGCCTTGCCAATTTTTAATACAAAGTGAATTTCCTAAAAGGTTGAAATACAGCTATGGCGATGATCCGTACATATCCTACCTCAGTAACTGAAAATTGCCATGGTGAGATAGACTAGCGGCTCTACACATACGAGGGTATAACCTGTTAACACAAAATATGACAAGGCTACCATAATACTTCCTCTGTTTCACAATaaatgtcatgg is from Triticum aestivum cultivar Chinese Spring chromosome 1B, IWGSC CS RefSeq v2.1, whole genome shotgun sequence and encodes:
- the LOC123128980 gene encoding uncharacterized protein; translation: MAAQDTPMITEDDYETQQKKQAAADVLFNYSQFVMVCIGEGVRPTDLRLHLMKEISGMPTSLKEEPRQAAASPDSSGEPSSSGTMKEDRSEIP